In Agrococcus jenensis, the genomic window AGCACGAAGCGGTGCGGCAGCCGCGCGACCTGCGCGAGGCCGTCCGCGAGCCGCGTGGGATCGAGCCCGACGAGCGCGACGAGCGTCGGCACACCGAGCGCCAGCACGCGCAGCCCGATCGCGAGCGCGAGCTCGATCGATCCGTCGCTGATCGTGGCGAGCCACACCTGCGCGTGGATGCGCCCCGAGGGCTCGGCGTAGAGCAGCATGCTGACGGCGGAGAGGGGCGCGGCGATGAGCAGCGGCCACGAGCGGCGCAGCACCGTGCGGGCGCCGAGCCCTGCGGCGGCGAAGACGACGAGCCATGCGCCGAGCGCGACCGCCGCGGTCACGACGTCGATCGTCATCAGCATCGGGATGGAGTAGAGCACGGCAGCCGCGAGCGGCGTCACCGGGTTGACGCGGTCGAGCGCGCTCATGCCGCAGCCTCGGCCGCCTGCGCGCCGAGCCGGAGCACGCGGTCGCCGAGCACCCGCTCGACGTCGGCATCGTGGGTCACCGCGACGACCGCGCAGCCCCGATCGTCGACGAGCGAGGCGATGAGCCGCACGAGCTCCTGCCACGTGCGGCGGTCCTGCCCGAACGTGGGCTCGTCGAGCACCATCACGCGGGGCGCCGGCGCGAGCACGGTCGCGACCGAGAGCCGCCGCTGCTCCCCGCCGGAGAGCGTGAAGGGGTTGGCGTCGGCGAGCGCGTCGAGCCGCAGCGCGGCGAGCAGCCCGCCGACGCGCGCGTCGATCTCGGCGGGCGGCAGCCGCAGTGCCCGGAGCCCCGCCGCGACCTCGTCGCGCACGCGCGCGGCGACGAACTGGTGCTCGGGCTGCTGGAAGACGGTGCCGATGCGCGTCGCGAGCTGCTTGGGCCGCCACCGGATGGGCGCCTCGGCGGCGACGTCACCGCGCAGCGCCGAGGTGGCCCGCACCGCACCGGCGACCGGCGGCAGCAGCCCCGCGAGCGTGAGGGCGAGCGTCGACTTGCCCGCGCCGTTCGGGCCGGTGACGACGAGTGCCTCCCCCGCGCGGATCTCGAGGTCGACCGCCGCGTGCACCGGCGCGCCGGCGCGGCCGGAGCGCACGGCGTCGGCGA contains:
- a CDS encoding energy-coupling factor transporter transmembrane component T family protein; amino-acid sequence: MSALDRVNPVTPLAAAVLYSIPMLMTIDVVTAAVALGAWLVVFAAAGLGARTVLRRSWPLLIAAPLSAVSMLLYAEPSGRIHAQVWLATISDGSIELALAIGLRVLALGVPTLVALVGLDPTRLADGLAQVARLPHRFVLAALAGTRLFGVLGEDWRQIGLARRARGLGDTGAVRRVLQSAFALLVVALRRGGTLATAMEARGFGGPTRTWARPSTVGRADAVLLILAIAVAALAIGVSIAAGSFRPVWEGASW